Proteins co-encoded in one Cricetulus griseus strain 17A/GY chromosome 1 unlocalized genomic scaffold, alternate assembly CriGri-PICRH-1.0 chr1_1, whole genome shotgun sequence genomic window:
- the LOC100761338 gene encoding beta-defensin 43-like, with amino-acid sequence MRVQLSTLGVFTLLFIVSLAGIFFESHGCSSEYSHCRMKCETTEYAIRYCEDWTICCRSKEYIKSKRTW; translated from the exons ATGAGGGTCCAACTCTCAACCCTGGGAGTCTTCACCTTGCTGTTCATTGTTTCTCTGG CAGGAATCTTCTTTGAGAGTCACGGGTGCTCCTCAGAGTACAGCCACTGCAGAATGAAATGCGAAACCACCGAATATGCCATCAGATACTGTGAGGACTGGACCATCTGCTGCCGGTCAAAGGAATACATAAAGAGTAAAAGGACATGGTGA
- the LOC100757854 gene encoding beta-defensin 130B translates to MRSHSCLPVFLLLVMIMPKGKAGVVPGEKQCILLKGRCKDIACTSTDDTIGECNDEKKCCRKWWVFFPYPTPVPKGKSP, encoded by the exons ATGAGGTCCcattcctgcctgcctgtcttcctcctccttgtgATGATAATGCCGAAAG GAAAGGCTGGTGTTGTTCCAGGGGAAAAGCAATGCATTTTGTTGAAAGGAAGGTGCAAAGACATAGCATGCACATCCACAGATGATACCATTGGCGAATGTAACGACGAGAAAAAATGTTGCAGGAAATGGTGGGTGTTTTTTCCTTACCCAACACCCGTTCCCAAAGGAAAGTCTCCTTAG